From a single Phorcysia thermohydrogeniphila genomic region:
- a CDS encoding prepilin-type N-terminal cleavage/methylation domain-containing protein, which yields MRKAFTLLEVLIAVAIVGMAFGAFLVLSGRIVETTDVLLKTTLSTLAANNAVNEILYMRKSYNNREVNVLNYSITVNQDFEDLMGFRVLKVEAGTPETGKLVEIYEVR from the coding sequence ATGAGAAAGGCTTTTACTCTACTTGAGGTTCTTATAGCTGTAGCCATAGTGGGAATGGCCTTTGGGGCGTTCCTCGTACTTTCAGGGAGGATAGTAGAAACTACAGATGTTCTGCTAAAGACGACTCTTTCCACACTTGCGGCCAATAACGCTGTTAATGAAATTCTATACATGAGAAAAAGCTATAACAACAGGGAAGTAAACGTGCTGAACTACTCCATAACTGTTAATCAGGACTTTGAGGATTTGATGGGATTTAGGGTTCTTAAAGTGGAGGCCGGAACGCCAGAAACGGGAAAGCTGGTGGAAATCTATGAGGTTCGGTAG
- the acpS gene encoding holo-ACP synthase has protein sequence MLVSCGVDIVSVKRVERLLDKYGERFIRKVFPEGIDYCFKKRKGELAGCIAARFALKEAVIKAFASIGKRISFKDIVICGGGSHLTLKVKNFEDLKLLTSISHEKEYAVAIVNVLQKN, from the coding sequence TTGCTTGTTTCCTGTGGAGTAGACATCGTATCGGTTAAGAGAGTAGAACGCCTCTTAGATAAATACGGTGAACGCTTTATAAGGAAGGTCTTCCCCGAAGGGATTGACTACTGTTTCAAAAAAAGAAAAGGAGAGCTTGCGGGCTGCATAGCAGCCCGCTTCGCCCTTAAGGAAGCTGTTATTAAAGCTTTTGCTTCCATCGGAAAAAGGATTTCTTTTAAGGACATCGTAATCTGCGGAGGAGGAAGTCATTTAACTTTGAAAGTAAAAAACTTTGAAGACCTAAAACTTTTAACCAGCATTTCCCACGAAAAAGAGTACGCCGTAGCTATAGTTAACGTATTGCAAAAGAATTAA
- the pdxJ gene encoding pyridoxine 5'-phosphate synthase has product MKKRIRLGVNIDHVATVRNARRTFEPDPVHAAVIADLAGADQITLHVREDRRHVNERDLKLIKEVIHSRVNLEMAVTEEMINIALEVKPHQVTLVPERREEITTEGGLDVVGQKEKIREAVKRLKEAGIVVNLFIDPEEEQLKAAAEVGADAVELHTGRYAEAFAEKNEKLVEEELERLRKAAKLGKELGLKVYAGHGLTYKNVKPIAEIPEIEELNIGHSIVANAILKGMKEAVQEMIRLINS; this is encoded by the coding sequence ATGAAAAAAAGGATAAGGCTCGGCGTTAACATAGACCACGTTGCAACTGTCAGAAATGCAAGGAGAACCTTTGAACCAGACCCAGTCCACGCAGCAGTTATCGCCGACCTTGCCGGCGCAGACCAGATTACCCTCCACGTGAGGGAGGACAGGCGTCACGTCAACGAGAGGGATCTTAAACTCATAAAAGAAGTCATCCATTCCCGAGTTAACCTTGAAATGGCCGTAACCGAGGAGATGATAAACATAGCCCTTGAAGTTAAGCCCCATCAGGTAACCTTAGTGCCTGAGAGAAGGGAAGAGATAACGACAGAAGGCGGCCTTGACGTAGTCGGTCAGAAGGAGAAGATAAGGGAAGCCGTAAAAAGGCTTAAAGAAGCAGGAATAGTTGTCAACCTTTTCATAGACCCCGAGGAAGAGCAGCTAAAGGCTGCCGCAGAGGTTGGAGCTGACGCTGTAGAGCTCCACACAGGCCGCTACGCCGAAGCCTTCGCCGAGAAAAACGAAAAATTAGTAGAGGAAGAGCTTGAAAGGCTAAGGAAAGCTGCAAAGCTTGGTAAAGAGCTTGGTCTAAAGGTTTACGCCGGACACGGACTTACCTATAAGAACGTAAAGCCCATAGCCGAAATTCCTGAAATAGAGGAACTAAACATCGGTCACTCAATAGTCGCAAACGCAATCTTAAAAGGAATGAAAGAGGCCGTTCAGGAGATGATAAGGCTCATAAACTCTTAA